A window of the Phaseolus vulgaris cultivar G19833 chromosome 5, P. vulgaris v2.0, whole genome shotgun sequence genome harbors these coding sequences:
- the LOC137834786 gene encoding aspartyl protease AED3-like, with amino-acid sequence MKTTLSLSPLFLFLLFSLVQGLNPKCDTQDHGSTLQVFHVFSPCSPFRPSKALSWEESVLQLQAKDQSRMQFLASLVAGRSVVPIASGRQIIQSPTYIVRAKIGTPPQTLLLAMDTSNDAAWIPCTACEGCTSTLFAPEKSTTFKNVSCGAPECKQVPNPSCGSSSCSFNLTYGGSTIGANLVQDTVTLATDPIPAYTFGCVAKTTGPSTPPQGLLGLGRGPLSLLSQTQNLYQSTFSYCLPSFKSLNFSGSLRLGPVAQPIRIKYTPLLKNPRRSSLYYVNLVAIRVGRRVVDIPPEALGFNPATGAGTIFDSGTVFTRLVAPAYVAVRDEFRRRVGGKANLTVTSLGGFDTCYTVPIVAPTITFIFSGMNVTLPQDNILIHSSAGSTTCLAMASAPDNVNSVLNVIANMQQQNHRVLFDVPNSRLGVARELCTK; translated from the exons ATGAAAACAACACTCTCACTCTCTCCTTTATTCCTGTTCCTACTCTTCTCCCTAGTCCAAGGGCTGAACCCCAAATGTGACACCCAAGACCATGGCTCAACCCTGCAAGTTTTCCATGTATTCAGCCCTTGTTCCCCATTTAGGCCATCAAAGGCACTTTCATGGGAAGAGAGTGTCCTACAACTGCAGGCCAAGGACCAATCCAGGATGCAGTTTCTGGCTAGCTTGGTGGCTGGGAGGTCAGTTGTTCCCATTGCCTCTGGCAGACAGATTATTCAGAGCCCAACTTACATTGTAAGAGCCAAAATAGGTACCCCACCACAAACCTTGCTCTTGGCCATGGATACTAGCAATGATGCTGCTTGGATTCCTTGCACTGCCTGTGAGGGCTGCACATCAACCTTGTTTGCTCCTGAAAAGTCCACCACATTCAAGAATGTTAGCTGTGGTGCTCCTGAATGCAAACAG gTGCCTAACCCTAGTTGTGGAAGCAGCTCCTGCAGCTTCAACTTGACTTATGGTGGCTCCACCATTGGTGCTAACCTGGTTCAAGACACGGTTACTCTTGCCACTGACCCTATTCCAGCCTACACCTTCGGCTGTGTTGCAAAGACCACTGGGCCCAGTACACCACCACAGGGGCTGTTGGGCTTGGGCCGAGGCCCATTATCCTTGCTCTCTCAGACCCAGAACCTCTATCAGTCCACTTTCTCTTACTGCTTGCCCAGCTTCAAATCACTCAACTTTTCTGGGTCACTCAGACTTGGGCCTGTGGCCCAGCCCATTAGGATCAAGTACACCCCTCTTCTCAAGAATCCTAGAAGATCTTCACTCTATTATGTCAACTTGGTTGCAATTAGGGTTGGCCGGAGAGTTGTCGATATTCCTCCGGAGGCCTTGGGGTTCAATCCGGCCACCGGAGCCGGCACCATCTTTGATTCCG GCACGGTGTTCACTCGGCTAGTTGCGCCGGCATATGTGGCGGTCCGGGATGAATTCCGGCGACGAGTAGGGGGAAAGGCGAACCTAACGGTGACATCCCTAGGAGGGTTTGATACATGCTACACAGTGCCAATAGTTGCACCGACCATAACCTTCATCTTCTCAGGCATGAATGTAACCCTGCCACAGGACAACATTCTGATACACAGTTCTGCGGGAAGCACGACATGCTTGGCCATGGCTTCAGCTCCTGATAACGTTAACTCAGTGCTGAACGTCATAGCCAACATGCAACAACAAAACCACCGTGTGCTCTTCGACGTCCCCAACTCAAGGCTTGGTGTTGCTCGTGAACTTTGCACCAAATAA
- the LOC137834788 gene encoding putative calcium-binding protein CML19 — MRMVNTDFERVLKHFDEDGDGKISPWELRKKLGMMGGELGLKEVELLMEELDCDGDGFLSLEDLVKVMEAAGEEEKLRDLGEAFEMYNDCEMLGFITPKSLQMMLSRLGESKSIHQCTAMIHHFDLNGDGLLNFHEFALMMNQ, encoded by the coding sequence ATGAGGATGGTTAACACAGATTTTGAACGTGTTCTTAAGCATTTTGATGAAGATGGGGATGGGAAGATTTCCCCATGGGAGCTTAGGAAGAAGCTGGGGATGATGGGTGGTGAGTTAGGGTTGAAAGAAGTTGAGTTGTTGATGGAGGAATTGGATTGTGATGGTGATGGGTTTCTGAGTTTGGAGGATTTGGTGAAGGTGATGGAAGCAGCAGGAGAAGAAGAGAAGTTGAGGGATTTGGGAGAGGCTTTTGAGATGTACAATGACTGTGAAATGTTAGGGTTTATAACTCCCAAAAGCTTGCAAATGATGCTTTCTAGGTTAGGAGAATCCAAATCCATCCACCAATGCACAGCTATGATTCACCACTTTGATTTGAATGGTGATGGCCTCCTCAACTTTCATGAGTTTGCACTCATGATGAACCAATGa
- the LOC137834790 gene encoding putative calcium-binding protein CML19, which yields MVNTDFERVLKCFDEDGDGKISPWELRKKLGMMGGELGMKEVELLMEELDCDGDGFLSLEDLVKVMEAAGEEEKLRDLGEAFEMYNDCEMLGFITPKSLQMMLSRLGESKSIHQCTAMIHHFDLNGDGLLNFHEFTLMMNQ from the coding sequence ATGGTTAACACAGATTTTGAGCGTGTTCTTAAGTGTTTTGATGAAGATGGTGATGGCAAGATTTCTCCATGGGAGCTTAGGAAGAAGCTGGGGATGATGGGTGGTGAGTTAGGGATGAAAGAAGTTGAGTTGTTGATGGAGGAATTGGATTGTGATGGTGATGGGTTTTTGAGTTTGGAGGATTTGGTGAAGGTGATGGAAGCAGCAGGAGAAGAAGAGAAGTTGAGGGATTTGGGAGAGGCTTTTGAGATGTACAATGACTGTGAAATGTTAGGGTTTATAACTCCCAAAAGCTTGCAAATGATGCTTTCTAGGTTAGGAGAATCCAAATCCATCCACCAATGCACAGCTATGATTCACCACTTTGATTTGAATGGTGATGGCCTCCTCAACTTTCATGAGTTTACACTCATGATGAACCAATGA
- the LOC137834787 gene encoding phosphatidylinositol 4-phosphate 5-kinase 6-like produces the protein MKGNKGGGVGRGFIKVDTLKRMSREINKAWEARVRKSSTKKRANSTFTQMSVAHVDDDESALCQVEKILPNGDFYTGQWLDSFPHGQGKYLWTDGCMYVGEWITGSTMGKGRFSWPSGATYEGEFKSGYMNGKGTYIGSSGDTYKGSWVMNLKHGQGTESYPNGDFYDGEWKKGLQNGQGRYQWNNGNQYIGQWKKGVLCGNGTMMWDNGNRYDGSWEEGLPKGNGTFRWSDGSFYVGDWSQDPEEQNGTYYPSSSSDSPMDWDPQNLYTVELNDCQIFPCENVAIYPSQKTLSGCGGEEDNRPLLKKRTDGSGRPRWTSEDGRMSSYSCNDGNDGFDLGRKSGFSAMDIHCLSSRSSLPRLRVKNPKRQGVTISKGHKNYELMLNLQLGIRHSVGRPAPTPSLDLKSSAFDPKEKVWTRFPPEGSKHTPPHPTCEFRWKDYCPVVFRALRKLFKVDPADYMISICGDDALRELSSPGKSGSFFYLTNDDRYMIKTMKKAEVKVFLRMLPAYYKHVRAFENTLVTKFFGLHCVKLTGTAQKKVRFVIMGNLFCSQYAIHRCFDLKGSTFGRTTDKPESEIEPTTTLKDLDLNFIFRLQKSWFQEFCRQVDRDCDFLEHERIMDYSMLVGVHFKETTAAGAVTPSCISSAGCYTPTGLEDGMPRLSGVDVDNLFVDPSRWIQLGVNMPARAEMTVRKSSSETPQLVGEATGEFYDIIIFFGIIDILQDYDISKKLEHAYKSFQYDPTSISAVDPRQYSKRFRDFIFRVFVDDT, from the exons ATGAAGGGGAATAAAGGTGGGGGTGTGGGGCGAGGGTTTATCAAAGTGGATACCTTAAAGAGAATGAGCAGAGAGATCAACAAAGCCTGGGAAGCAAGAGTTCGCAAATCGAGTACGAAGAAAAGGGCAAACAGCACCTTCACACAAATGTCTGTGGCCCATGTGGATGACGATGAGTCAGCTTTGTGTCAGGTTGAGAAGATTCTCCCCAATGGTGACTTCTACACTGGCCAATGGCTGGACAGTTTCCCCCATGGCCAAGGAAAATACCTGTGGACAGATGGGTGCATGTATGTTGGTGAATGGATCACAGGAAGCACCATGGGAAAGGGGAGGTTTAGTTGGCCAAGTGGTGCAACCTATGAGGGTGAATTCAAGAGTGGTTACATGAATGGGAAAGGCACTTATATTGGTTCTTCCGGGGACACATATAAGGGGTCTTGGGTGATGAACTTGAAGCATGGACAAGGGACTGAGAGCTACCCCAATGGAGATTTCTATGATGGGGAGTGGAAGAAGGGGTTGCAGAATGGGCAAGGAAGGTACCAGTGGAATAACGGGAACCAGTACATTGGGCAGTGGAAGAAAGGGGTGTTATGTGGGAATGGGACAATGATGTGGGACAATGGGAATAGGTATGATGGGAGTTGGGAGGAGGGGTTGCCTAAGGGGAATGGCACATTCAGGTGGAGTGATGGAAGTTTCTATGTTGGGGATTGGAGTCAAGATCCTGAGGAGCAGAATGGGACTTATTATCCTTCTAGTTCTTCTGATAGTCCTATGGATTGGGATCCTCAGAATCTGTACACTGTGGAGCTGAATGATTGCCAGATTTTTCCTTGTGAGAATGTGGCAATTTACCCTTCACAGAAGACATTGAGTGGGTGTGGTGGAGAGGAGGATAATAGGCCACTGCTTAAGAAGAGAACTGATGGGAGTGGGAGACCAAGGTGGACTTCAGAGGATGGAAGGATGAGTAGTTACAGTTGTAATGATGGGAATGATGGTTTTGATTTAGGTAGGAAATCTGGATTCAGTGCCATGGATATCCATTGCCTTTCGAGTCGAAGCAGTTTGCCGAGGTTAAGAGTAAAGAATCCCAAGAGACAAGGAGTGACCATATCCAAAGGGCACAAGAATTATGAGCTTATGTTGAATCTGCAACTAGGTATCAG ACATTCTGTTGGAAGACCTGCTCCAACTCCATCGCTTGATTTGAAGTCTTCTGCCTTTGATCCCAAAGAAAAAGTATGGACAAGATTTCCACCGGAAGGATCCAAGCACACACCACCTCACCCGACTTGTGAATTTAGATGGAAAGACTACTGCCCAGTAGTGTTCAG GGCTCTCAGAAAATTGTTCAAAGTTGACCCAGCTGATTACATGATTTCAATATGTGGTGATGATGCCCTTCGCGAGCTCTCGTCCCCTGGGAAAAGTGGAAGCTTTTTCTATTTGACAAACGATGATCGTTACATGATAAAGACCATGAAGAAAGCTGAAGTGAAA GTTTTTCTGAGAATGCTTCCTGCTTATTACAAACATGTTCGGGCTTTTGAGAACACTCTAGTTACCAAGTTCTTTGGGCTCCACTGTGTTAAACTAACAGGGACTGCACAGAAGAAG GTTCGCTTTGTCATCATGGGAAACCTATTCTGTTCTCAGTATGCCATCCACAGATGCTTTGATCTAAAAGGTTCAACCTTTGGTCGCACTACTGATAAACCCGAATCAGAAATAGAGCCTACAACAACACTCAAGGACCTTGACCTAAACTTTATATTCCGGTTACAGAAGTCTTGGTTCCAAGAATTCTGCAG GCAAGTGGATAGGGACTGTGACTTTCTTGAGCATGAGAGGATTATGGATTACAGTATGTTGGTGGGTGTTCACTTCAAGGAAACAACAGCTGCTGGAGCTGTTACACCTAGTTGTATCAGTTCAGCTGGTTGCTACACCCCAACTGGCTTAGAAGATGGAATGCCCCGTCTTTCTGGAGTGGATGTAGATAACCTTTTTGTAGATCCTAGCCG GTGGATTCAATTAGGAGTGAATATGCCAGCGAGGGCTGAAATGACAGTGAGAAAAAGTAGTAGTGAGACTCCTCAGCTGGTTGGAGAAGCAACTGGGGAGTTTTATGACATCATAATCTTTTTTGGTATCATAGACATATTGCAAGACTATGATATCAGTAAAAAGCTTGAACATGCTTACAAATCATTTCAGTATGATCCAACTTCAATCTCTGCTGTTGATCCAAGGCAATACTCAAAACGCTTTCGTGATTTCATCTTCAGAGTTTTTGTAGATGACACTTGA
- the LOC137834791 gene encoding protein LATERAL ROOT PRIMORDIUM 1-like, translated as MSMLGLRDLVLIAQTPSLHQHHHHHHHQHQGQQQPISENQTPNLPLPSSAALSVGFGIFPLLTATPCVPHPHQTNEIQECGGGGGGAATTTNYWNLKMCPEVNPPKKGVMNMDDDEDEDDERHHQHKGVMESEENGIYGPDFRVCQDCGNRAKKDCIFRRCRTCCKGRGYDCNTHVKSTWIPSIRRRERDMVVASAAGGGSKRPRAIVGSSQNATATSHSSNSNATTPKSLATISSHQDGRLKESLPGHVRAPAVFKCHRVSAIGNGEDEFAYLATVQISGHVFKGFLYDHGVDGKIGNAVPCVSELQLGNNCSGKNRECSSAIGLPNNTAYPASATSTFLNR; from the exons ATGAGCATGTTAGGCCTGAGAGACCTAGTTCTCATAGCTCAAACCCCTTCCCTGCACcagcaccaccaccaccaccaccaccagcaCCAAGGCCAACAACAACCCATCTCAGAGAACCAAACTCCCAACCTTCCTCTGCCTTCTTCAGCCGCTCTCAGTGTTGGCTTTGGCATTTTCCCTCTCCTCACTGCCACACCCTGTGTGCCACACCCCCACCAAACCAATGAGATTCAAGAGTGtggcggcggcggcggcggtGCCGCCACCACCACCAACTACTGGAACCTCAAGATGTGCCCAGAAGTGAATCCTCCGAAGAAGGGTGTGATGAACATGGATGATGATGAGGATGAAGACGATGAGAGACATCATCAGCATAAGGGAGTGATGGAGAGTGAGGAAAACGGGATTTATGGACCTGACTTCAGGGTGTGTCAAGATTGCGGCAACAGGGCCAAAAAAGATTGCATCTTTAGAAGATGCAGAACTTGCTGTAAGGGACGTGGATACGACTGCAACACTCACGTGAAGAGCACATGGATCCCCTCAATCCGCCGCCGGGAGCGGGACATGGTGGTGGCTTCCGCCGCTGGTGGTGGCAGTAAGAGGCCAAGAGCTATAGTGGGGTCATCCCAAAATGCCACTGCCACTTCTCACAGTTCCAACTCCAATGCCACAACACCCAAAAGCTTAGCAACAATCTCTTCTCACCAAG ATGGGAGGTTGAAAGAGAGTTTACCAGGGCATGTTCGTGCACCTGCAGTGTTCAAGTGTCACAGAGTCTCTGCCATTGGGAATGGTGAAGATGAGTTTGCGTACTTGGCAACGGTGCAGATCAGTGGCCATGTGTTCAAGGGGTTTCTGTATGACCATGGAGTTGATGGCAAAATTGGAAATGCAGTTCCTTGTGTTTCGGAACTGCAACTGGGAAACAATTGCAGTGGTAAGAACAGAGAATGTTCTTCTGCAATTGGACTTCCAAATAACACTGCATACCCTGCTTCTGCCACCTCAACATTTCTCAACAG GTGA